In Nitrosophilus alvini, the following are encoded in one genomic region:
- a CDS encoding NAD-binding protein: MDIIIAGAGRVGFRLAKTLSIKHNVTVIDQNEDALNRLMESIDILTVAGNIEDPDTYIKMHDKSADLFIAVTDLDEANIISTLIADDMIKVDKKIIRLKNSFFAKSSIAKKLEITEAVFPYEATAASVEALFDFPKANNVKSFIHTSFKLISVRVQIKPEKILKVSDIANEKTAVAGIERDKSFFIPDLDTQIREGDLVYIFGDENIIKEICSVLDTKLPKKIKRVVIFGAKISGLEIAKKLAVKNIDIKIIESDIELCKKASYTLQENVTVINSKYKEHHLFEEEGLKNADMLIASSDNDEENIIRCIEGKEYGIEKVVAINNDMEYYALMHKLGIVVVRGPKTNAYYSILEKIASSSVISEKHFCGGRGVVFMRKVFPNSKLIGKEIRAIRYRKARFYLLRENRIFSFSKEIVCKEGDIITVFGYTSEEERLKEWIYSL; the protein is encoded by the coding sequence GAACAGACTGATGGAGAGTATAGACATACTTACTGTTGCAGGAAATATAGAAGACCCCGATACATACATAAAAATGCACGACAAAAGTGCTGATCTGTTTATTGCAGTTACAGACCTTGATGAAGCAAATATCATATCTACTCTTATAGCCGATGATATGATAAAAGTCGATAAAAAGATAATAAGGCTCAAAAACAGCTTTTTTGCAAAAAGCTCGATAGCAAAAAAACTTGAAATTACTGAAGCTGTTTTTCCGTATGAAGCGACTGCTGCTTCGGTTGAAGCTCTTTTTGATTTTCCAAAAGCAAACAATGTAAAAAGCTTTATACATACCTCTTTCAAACTTATTTCCGTAAGGGTTCAGATAAAACCGGAAAAGATATTGAAAGTATCCGATATTGCAAATGAAAAAACAGCCGTAGCGGGAATAGAAAGAGATAAAAGTTTTTTTATTCCGGACCTTGATACTCAGATAAGAGAAGGGGATCTTGTATATATATTCGGAGATGAAAATATTATAAAAGAGATATGTTCGGTATTGGACACAAAACTGCCTAAAAAAATAAAAAGGGTAGTAATTTTCGGAGCAAAAATATCAGGTTTAGAGATTGCAAAAAAACTTGCCGTAAAAAATATCGACATTAAAATAATTGAAAGTGATATAGAATTATGCAAAAAAGCATCATATACTCTGCAGGAAAATGTCACAGTAATAAACAGCAAATACAAAGAACATCATCTGTTTGAAGAAGAGGGGCTGAAAAATGCCGATATGCTTATAGCATCAAGCGATAATGACGAAGAGAACATCATAAGATGTATAGAGGGTAAAGAGTACGGAATAGAAAAAGTTGTGGCCATCAACAACGATATGGAGTATTACGCTCTTATGCACAAACTGGGAATAGTAGTTGTAAGAGGACCAAAAACCAATGCATACTATTCTATTCTTGAAAAGATTGCTTCAAGTTCCGTCATAAGCGAAAAGCACTTCTGCGGAGGAAGAGGTGTTGTTTTTATGAGAAAAGTGTTTCCCAACTCAAAACTCATCGGAAAAGAGATCAGGGCTATCAGGTATAGAAAAGCGCGGTTCTATCTACTTAGAGAAAACAGAATTTTCTCTTTTTCAAAAGAGATAGTCTGCAAAGAGGGAGATATAATAACCGTATTCGGATATACATCCGAAGAAGAGAGGCTGAAAGAATGGATATACTCTCTTTAA
- a CDS encoding TrkH family potassium uptake protein yields the protein MDILSLRSILKFNAYIGLAISIFFLIPIGAGLIYSENIKDFFLFDLLLFAGNFAVIAFFFKHNIKLGIKESIISVNLVWILCSLWGAIPLLLYTDIGFWDAFFEAVSGFTTTGATIYTDIDSLPKWVLLLRSLMHWLGGMGIIVLGVGLFSLINPTGSLTLFKAESTGIKLEKLTPKIKDTAIRLWGIYLFLTLIDTLLLKIGGMNLFDAVNHAFSTISTGGFSTKTESLGHWQSPFILWVTTVFMIISGINFLAHLKLFYKDFRAYNSEEVKWYLKIFLLLSILLTTVHFFSSGDTFFDSITHSFFTIASILTTTGFASLDYEQWGAMATALVFAAMLIGGNAGSTAGGAKVIRYVVLFKNLSVQIKRILHPSAVIGIFVDGQRIKNDVLGSTAGFLLLFAATNTLIALYLFARGYDTLTSVSTAIAIVGNIGPGFSLTGPAQNYALFSWADKALLSFGMIAGRLEFYTVIMLFSREFWKRF from the coding sequence ATGGATATACTCTCTTTAAGAAGTATACTTAAATTCAACGCCTACATAGGATTGGCAATATCTATCTTCTTTCTGATACCTATTGGTGCGGGATTGATATATTCGGAAAATATCAAAGATTTTTTTCTGTTTGATCTTCTTCTTTTCGCAGGCAACTTTGCCGTAATCGCTTTCTTTTTCAAACACAACATAAAACTCGGTATAAAAGAGAGTATAATTTCCGTAAACCTCGTCTGGATTCTTTGCAGCCTATGGGGAGCCATTCCCCTTTTACTCTATACCGATATCGGATTTTGGGACGCTTTTTTTGAAGCTGTAAGCGGCTTTACTACAACCGGGGCTACAATATATACCGATATTGATTCGCTGCCCAAATGGGTTCTTCTTTTGAGGTCTTTAATGCACTGGCTTGGAGGAATGGGTATCATCGTCCTCGGAGTAGGACTTTTTTCTTTGATAAATCCTACAGGCTCGCTAACTCTCTTCAAAGCCGAATCAACAGGTATAAAACTCGAAAAACTGACCCCAAAAATAAAAGATACAGCAATCAGACTATGGGGAATATATCTTTTTTTGACTCTCATTGATACCCTTTTGCTCAAAATCGGCGGAATGAACCTGTTCGATGCTGTAAACCACGCATTTTCAACCATATCTACAGGCGGATTTTCTACAAAAACAGAATCTCTGGGGCATTGGCAGAGCCCTTTTATCTTGTGGGTGACAACAGTTTTTATGATAATTTCCGGGATAAATTTTCTTGCGCATCTGAAGCTTTTTTACAAAGATTTCAGAGCTTACAACAGCGAAGAGGTAAAATGGTATCTGAAAATCTTTCTTCTTCTCTCAATCTTGCTGACAACTGTACATTTTTTCAGCAGTGGCGATACCTTTTTTGACTCTATAACCCACTCATTTTTTACAATAGCTTCTATTTTGACAACAACAGGCTTTGCATCTTTAGATTATGAACAGTGGGGAGCTATGGCAACAGCGCTTGTATTTGCAGCCATGCTTATCGGAGGAAATGCAGGGTCTACCGCCGGAGGAGCAAAAGTAATAAGATATGTTGTACTTTTCAAAAACTTATCCGTACAGATAAAAAGGATTCTTCATCCCAGTGCTGTTATAGGGATATTTGTTGACGGTCAAAGAATAAAAAATGATGTACTTGGATCGACTGCCGGTTTTCTGCTTCTTTTTGCCGCGACAAATACACTCATAGCGCTTTATCTTTTTGCAAGAGGATATGATACTCTTACATCGGTAAGTACCGCAATAGCTATTGTGGGCAATATAGGTCCCGGATTTTCTCTGACCGGTCCGGCTCAAAACTATGCACTATTCAGCTGGGCGGACAAAGCCTTACTCTCTTTCGGCATGATTGCAGGCAGACTAGAGTTTTATACAGTTATTATGCTGTTTAGCAGAGAGTTTTGGAAGAGATTCTGA
- a CDS encoding MFS transporter, with protein sequence MNKNIVYLGIVSFFTDMATAMTVPLIPIYIVYALHEGVDKVGIIASLSAFVSYGLRFFSGYISDRYGIVKPLVVTGYLFSAFSKPLLAFTADWRGVALLRSLERFGKALRSAPKDMMISYYSSKNREGKSFGFHKTLDIAGEMSGNIILFALLYYFGSSKEIIQNIFISTAIPGVIAVIIMIFFVRDIKKEKKKIRFTLRDKEKKILKVLGFYFAFIFFIFSQPFFILRAKEAGFSTHTIPLLMILFTLVQTLTSYKLGILTDKIGAKKILFMSMGAGFLAVLSLIDKSTVWFAFLFFGIFMVGSLNALRAYISKESVNQGTVYGIFYTFNAITASLGALVSGYLWEHLGFNAALLFSSTGMAVVLLFYAAKTLPDIKNG encoded by the coding sequence ATGAATAAAAACATTGTATATCTTGGGATCGTAAGTTTTTTTACGGATATGGCGACCGCCATGACAGTTCCTCTGATTCCCATATACATAGTATATGCTCTTCATGAAGGAGTAGACAAAGTAGGCATCATAGCTTCGCTCTCCGCTTTTGTCTCATACGGACTGAGATTTTTTTCAGGATATATCAGCGACAGGTACGGGATTGTAAAACCTCTTGTGGTTACAGGATATCTCTTTTCCGCATTTTCAAAGCCGCTTCTTGCTTTCACTGCGGACTGGAGAGGGGTTGCCCTTCTTAGAAGTCTTGAGAGATTTGGAAAAGCTTTGCGCTCCGCGCCGAAAGATATGATGATATCGTACTATTCATCAAAAAACAGGGAAGGAAAAAGTTTCGGTTTTCACAAAACACTTGATATTGCAGGAGAGATGAGCGGAAATATTATACTTTTTGCTCTGCTGTACTATTTCGGAAGTTCAAAAGAGATAATACAAAATATTTTTATATCTACCGCCATACCCGGAGTTATAGCGGTGATCATTATGATTTTCTTTGTCCGTGATATAAAAAAGGAAAAAAAGAAAATCAGATTTACCCTCAGGGATAAAGAGAAAAAAATTCTAAAAGTATTAGGATTTTATTTTGCTTTTATCTTTTTCATCTTTTCACAGCCTTTTTTTATTCTAAGAGCAAAAGAAGCCGGTTTTTCTACACATACCATACCGCTTTTGATGATACTTTTTACGCTTGTTCAGACACTTACAAGTTATAAACTGGGAATCCTTACAGACAAAATCGGTGCTAAAAAGATTCTTTTTATGAGTATGGGGGCCGGATTTTTGGCAGTTTTGTCTCTGATAGACAAGAGTACTGTCTGGTTCGCATTTCTCTTTTTCGGAATATTCATGGTAGGCTCTTTGAACGCTTTGAGGGCATACATATCAAAAGAGAGTGTAAACCAAGGAACCGTCTACGGTATTTTTTATACATTCAATGCCATTACGGCATCTTTGGGTGCTCTTGTTTCCGGATATTTGTGGGAACATCTAGGCTTTAATGCAGCACTTCTTTTCTCGAGTACCGGTATGGCAGTGGTACTACTCTTTTATGCAGCAAAAACACTTCCGGATATCAAAAATGGCTGA